A region of Lycium barbarum isolate Lr01 chromosome 1, ASM1917538v2, whole genome shotgun sequence DNA encodes the following proteins:
- the LOC132611514 gene encoding uncharacterized protein LOC132611514, with translation MRVLRAADAKVNWLVERLPNFVKEAIEAAMAPYTQAITEIRAEQDKIKEHVRHIDRRLEQIEGGSVGGLPAIRADLAKVKEDIRLLQVPDIELSAPILPSGASLFSTGPTAPAMPSGKGVVEPTGEEEDTEEDTEEEEEEKRDEEFDEELEVDPAVEKARTSARAAGIAEEEIDTYVAMQHSLEASRKSRGASRPPRAGEDSSSTAPPADTPLPPPVGPEIPTPGLEGDTAMLPLIIPPLEVLPANQTPSDARRPS, from the coding sequence ATGCGAGTACTCCGGGCAGCAGATGCTAAagttaattggttggttgagaggcTTCCCAATTTTGTGAAAGAGGCAATTGAGGCAGCCATGGCACCCTACACTCAGGCGATCACAGAAATTAGGGCGGAGCAGGACAAAATTAAGGAGCATGTTCGCCACATTGATCGTCGATTGGAGCAGATTGAGGGGGGCAGTGTAGGCGGCCTTCCGGCCATTCGGGCGGACCTCGCTAAGGTCAAGGAGGACATTCGACTATTACAGGTCCCCGATATTGAGCTGAGTGCACCCATTCTACCTTCCGGTGCTTCCTTGTTCTCCACTGGGCCCACAGCGCCTGCCATGCCTTCGGGAAAAGGGGTGGTGGAGCCAACTGGGGAGGAAGAAGACACTGAAGAAGACactgaggaagaagaggaggaaaaaCGTGATGAAGAGTTTGATGAGGAGCTGGAGGTTGACCCAGCTGTTGAGAAGGCACGTACTTCCGCCCGGGCTGCTGGTATCGCTGAGGAGGAGATTGACACATATGTGGCGATGCAGCACTCCCTAGAGGCAAGCAGGAAATCCAGGGGGGCATCTCGACCCCCGAGGGCGGGTGAGGATAGTTCATCCACCGCTCCTCCAGCTGACACACCATTGCCCCCGCCGGTGGGGCCTGAGATACCGACACCCGGGCTGGAGGGTGACACTGCCATGCTTCCATTGATCATACCTCCATTGGAGGTCCTCCCTGCTAATCAGACACCATCGGACGCCAGGCGTCCATCGTGA